In Eriocheir sinensis breed Jianghai 21 chromosome 52, ASM2467909v1, whole genome shotgun sequence, one genomic interval encodes:
- the LOC126982871 gene encoding vacuolar protein-sorting-associated protein 36-like: MDRWFWCDSSLGPGEALAASAKSIRLYDGDKKTGYEDGHLTLTNHRLLWRHESQSSSLGLPLNLVVLIEEEAGGFTSSPKLVLHLARPSPGQPSGPVATSQASYVRLSFKHGGCSSFQHALQKALEARAWETADTAQISNSMKPPGSRKIHTGILGIERAIQAKQEEANQNISRAFEDLRNLMELAKDMVRLSRNISNKIKEHSVSADDTTQFRSYLLSLGIDDPVTREKYGSATQYHHHLAREIAGALEEPVQEAGGVMLLSEVYCRINRARGLQLLSPEDVVQACSVMRHLDLPLSLHTFESGVQVVQITGLDQEKVVKDTAHVLECHKIDGVSAGDLARECGVPLLLARERLLQAERCAQAVRDESSEGLRFYPNLFFSRS; this comes from the coding sequence ATGGACCGATGGTTTTGGTGTGACTCCAGTTTAGGCCCAGGTGAGGCTCTGGCTGCCTCAGCAAAGTCCATCCGGTTATATGATGGAGACAAGAAGACTGGATATGAAGACGGCCATCTTACTCTTACAAATCATCGACTGTTGTGGCGGCATGAGAGTCAGTCATCATCCTTGGGGCTGCCGCTGAATCTAGTGGTCCTAAttgaggaggaggctggagggtTCACCTCCAGTCCAAAGCTTGTGCTGCACCTGGCCAGGCCCTCTCCTGGCCAGCCCTCTGGACCTGTTGCCACCAGCCAGGCCTCTTATGTAAGGCTCTCTTTTAAACATGGTGGTTGTAGTTCTTTTCAGCATGCCCTCCAAAAGGCTCTTGAGGCACGGGCTTGGGAAACTGCAGATACAGCACAGATTAGCAATAGCATGAAGCCTCCAGGGTCAAGGAAAATTCATACAGGTATCTTGGGCATTGAGAGAGCCATCCAAGCAAAGCAGGAAGAAGCAAACCAGAATATAAGTCGTGCCTTTGAAGACCTTCGGAACTTAATGGAGTTAGCCAAGGACATGGTCAGACTTTCACGTAACATTTCAAATAAGATCAAGGAACATTCAGTTTCTGCTGATGACACAACACAGTTCAGGTCATACCTCCTGAGTTTAGGCATTGATGACCCTGTGACAAGGGAGAAGTATGGCTCAGCAACGCAGTACCACCACCATCTGGCACGTGAGATTGCTGGGGCCTTAGAGGAGCCTGTGCAAGAGGCTGGAGGGGTAATGCTCCTTTCTGAAGTATATTGCAGGATCAACCGGGCACGTGGCCTCCAACTGCTTTCTCCAGAGGATGTTGTTCAAGCATGTAGTGTCATGCGGCACTTGGACCTACCTCTGAGCCTACATACTTTTGAATCAGGAGTCCAGGTGGTGCAAATAACAGGCTTAGATCAGGAAAAAGTGGTGAAAGACACAGCACATGTATTGGAGTGCCATAAAATAGATGGTGTGTCAGCTGGAGACTTAGCACGGGAGTGTGGTGTTCCTCTTTTGCTAGCAAGGGAGAGGCTGCTGCAGGCAGAACGGTGTGCCCAGGCTGTTAGAGATGAATCCAGTGAAGGACTGCGATTTTATCCCAATCTGTTTTTCTCTCGCTCATAG